GAGGTCGCGAAAGGGACGATGCGATGAAGATGACAGATCGGCTTCGCTCCTTGTGTCGGTTGCGGTCGGCCGAGCGATTTCGGCTCAGTTGGGCCACGCGGATCACACTGGTCCGCATTCTGCTGATCGTGCCGTTCATCATGTTCCTGCTGAATATGAACGACCCAACAGTCAGTCCGCGTGCCCGCACCGGCCTGCGCTATGCGGCCATTGCCGTTTTCGTCGTCATGGCCGTCAGCGACGCCCTCGACGGCTATCTGGCCCGCCGACACAGGCAGATCACGAGGCTGGGCACGTTTCTCGACCCTGTGGCGGACAAGCTGCTGATGACGTCGGCCTGCCTGCTGCTGGCCTCGCAGCGGGGGCACGTCGAGGGATTCACATTGCCGACGACCGTCGTGGTCGCGATCGTCGGCAAGGACATCCTGATCGTGGTCGGCTTTGCGATCCTGTATCTGGTCACCTCGCAGATTCGCGTCGTGCCCGTCCTGCTCGGCAAGGCGGCCACCGCCCTGCAACTGGTGATGGTCGCCTGCGTGCTGACGGCGCCGGAATTCTCAAGGGTGATTCCGCAGTACCGGGCGGCGTTGAGCGTGCTGTGGTGGTCGGCGGCGGCTGTCGCCATTTTGGCGACCTTGGTTTACATCCGCAATGGAAGCCGCTATATTGAACGTTTTGAGCGATCCGGCGCAGAGAACGAGGCGACCGGTTCGACCGATGCAGACAAGAGGCAACACCATTAGGCAGTCCAGAGTGAGCATGAACCAGTCTCCTTCGCAGCAGGAAACACCCGGCGTGACGTTCAGCGACGTGCCGGAGGTGCTTGAGGACCTTCGGCAGGGCAAGATGGTCGTCCTCGTGGACGCGGAAGACCGCGAAAACGAGGGGGACCTGATCTGCGCCGCTGAGAAGGTCACGCCCGAGATCATCAACTTCATGGCGAAATACGGTCGGGGCCTGATCTGTCTGTCGCTGACGGGCGAGAAGTGCGACCAATTGGCCCTGTACCCGCAAGCGCTGGAGAACACGGCCCGTTTCAGCACGGCCTTCACCGTCAGCGTCGACGCCGCCGACGGCATTACGACGGGCATCAGCGCCCCCGATCGGGCGCATACGGTTCAGGTGGCCATCGCCGACGGCGCCAGGGCGCGCGATCTGGCCCGGCCGGGCCACATCTTTCCGCTGCGCGCCAGGGCCGGAGGGGTCCTCGTGCGCGCCGGGCAGACCGAAGGGGCGGTCGATCTGGCGCATCTGGCCGGGCTCAAGCCGGCCGCCGTGATCTGCGAGGTCATGAACGAAGACGGGTCGATGGCCCGCGTGCCCGACCTTCTGGCGTTCTGCAGGCAGCATAATATGAAGATCCTCTCGATCGCCAAGCTGATCGAACACCGACTGCAACGCGAGAGTCAGATCAAGCGATTCGTGTCGGTCGATTTGCCGACCGATTACGGCCAGTTCACGCTGATCGGTTACGAGAGCATGACCAGTCCGGAGCCTCATCTGGCCCTGTGCAAGGGCGGCGTCGGCGATCGCGACGAGGCCGGCAACGTCATCGAGCATCCCGAGCCGGTTCTCATTCGGGTGCACTCGGAGTGCATGACGGGCGATCTGTTCCACTCGCAGCGATGCGAATGCGGCTACCAGCTCATCACGGCTATGGAGATGATCGAAAAGGAGGGCAAGGGGGCGCTAATCTACCTGCGTCAGGAGGGCCGGGGGATCGGCCTGTCCAACAAGCTCCGCGCTTACGAGCTTCAGGAGCAGGGGCTCGACACCGTCGATGCGAACCTGAAGCTGGGCTTCGGCGCCGACCGCCGCGACTACGGCATCGGCGCGCAGATCTGCCGGGACCTGGGACTGCGCAACGTGAAGATTCTGACCAACAACCCCAAGAAGGTGAGCCGCTTGGAGGTCTACGGTATTCAGATCACCGAGCAGGTCCCTTTGCGGGCCGTCCCGGGTGAGCACAATATCAACTACCTGCGGACCAAGAAACACCGCCTCGGACACATGCTGGATGAGGACCTGTAGGTCATGGAACAAGCCAGGGCAACGATCGAGAAGAAGGGCCGCAAGCCGGCCGTATCGTGTCTTCTGCTGCTGGTCTCGATGGTTCTGTGGGCCGGATGCGGCGAACCCCAGGCCGGCCCGGATGCTGGGGCGCCCGCACGGGACGTCGAACGGCCCGTCGAGCCCGAGAGAACGGCTGTGGAACCCCCTGTGGCCGTTCCCGCCGGCGGCTTCTCACCGGTCGGGATCACGATTCTGCCTCTGACGGAGTTGCTCCGTCCGACGGGCGATCAGGGGCCGCGGTTGAATGTCTATGTTTCCCTGGTCGATGCCTTCGGTTCGCAGATGAAGGCCCCCGGTACGTTTCGCATCGAGCTTTACGATTACGTCCAGCGATCCGCCGACCCCAAGGGCCCGAGGATCGCGATCTGGCCGGATATCGACCTGACCGGCCCGGCGGAAAACCACCGATACTGGCGCGATTTTCTCCGTGCGTACGAATTCACGGTCCCCGCCCAGGCGTCTGGCGACAAGACGTACGTGCTCGAGGTGACCTGCCTGACCACCACGGGCCGGAGGCTTTCGGCGAAATGGGTGCTTCGGCCGGGCGATTGACCGAGGCCGCACCATTTGCCCTGGGCGGGATTTTGCTTGAATTGCCGCGTGCCATTCTGATATAGTTGAATGCGATATACTCTGCGATTTTCGTTGCCGACGATCAACAGCGACCATGAAGGCAGGAGACGGAGCCGCGAGGGGCTGTTCGGCCCGTAGGGCTCCGGTGGCTGTTCGTACATCTGGCCTTGGGCGCCTGTCGCGTCGATAGTCTGCGGATATCTCACTGAGCCTCATGAAGGAGTAGGGAAGGGAACATCTGACGGCAATCTTCCTGGGTGCGATCGCACTCGGAATCTATCGAGACCCTGCAACGCTGCGGCCGGATCGGATCTTACCATTCGGGGACTTGGAGGTCGGGTGAAGTGTCTCGGCGCGGCGGGGCGACTGAACTGTACTGTGGTTTTGGAAGGAGGAATCACCCGATGTGCAAGAAACTCGTTCTTCTTATGGTGTTGCTGGGACTGCTGTTGTGTCCGGCGTCCCACGCTGCCAGTATCATCTGGGTCTCCCAGGCCTACGACACCGACGGCGATGGGGTCCAGGACGACCTGGCGGCCGAGGACTTCGTGCGGTCTCTGGGGTACGACCTGGACGTTCAGCGGGGCAACTGGACGGCGCTGGATGCGGCGAAGATCGCGGCGTTCGATGCGGCCGACCTGATCATCTTCAGTCGTTCGACCAACAGCGCCGACTATGCCAACGATGCGACAGAAATCGCCCAGTGGAACAGCATCACGACCCCCATCATCAACATGACGGCCTACACGGCCAGGGCCAATCGGTGGCAGTGGGTCAATTCCGACACCGTCAACAATCTGACCGGTCCGGCGATGGATGTCCTGCTGCCCGAGCACCCGATCTTCACCGGTGTGACGCTCGGCGCCAGCAACCAGGTCCAGTTGGTCGATGGCACGACCGGCACGGGCCAGACGTCGTTTATTGGTACCCTCAACGTCGGCAGCGGCACGGTGCTCGTCTCGACGGGCACCAGCACGTGCATTGCCGAATGGCCCGCCGGTGAACCCTACTACGCCGGAGCCGGCACCCCCGCCAGCAACCGCATGCTCTTCTGCATGGGCACGCAGGAATCCGGCGCCACGCCGCAAGGCGCCTTCAATCTCACCGACACGGGCAAGGCCGTGTTTGCCAACGCCATTCTCTACATGATGGGCGTAAGCATCGAGCCCGGACGCGCAGCGAGTCCGACCCCCGAAGACGGCAAGACCGATGTGCCGCGCGACGTGGTTCTCGGATGGACACCGGGCGAGGCGGTGGCCACCCAGGATGTGTACTTCGGCGCCTCCCTCGATGAGGTCGAAGCCGCCAGCCGGGCCAACCCGATGGGCGTCCTGGTCAGCCAGGGCCAGAGCGGCGCGACGTATGCACCGGACGGGCTGCTCGATTTCAGCCAGACCTACTACTGGCGAGTGGACGGCTTTGAGGCCGACGGCGTCACCATGTATGTGGGCAACGTCTGGAGCTTCACCACCGAGCCGGTCGCCTATGCGATCGAGGGCATCGTGGCGACCACCAACGGGGTCTCGGAAGAGGGCAGCGGGCCGGAAAGGACCATCGACGGTTCCGGCCTCAACGCGGACGATCAGCATTCGACCGAGGCTGGCGACATGTGGCTGGCAGGGGCCCCGGCTGACGAGACGCTCTGGATTCAGTACGAATTCGACAAGGTCTACAAGCTCTACGAGCTTCTGGTCTGGAACTACAACGTGATGTTCGAGCCGGTGCTCGGTTTCGGGCTCAAAGATGTGACGATTGAATACTCCGCCGACGGCGCCGAGTGGATGGTGCTGGGTGACGCCGAGTTCGCGCGAGCGACCGCTCGGGCCGATTACGCGGCCAACACCGTCGTGGATATGCAGGGTGTTGCTGCGAAGTCTGTGCGTCTGTCCGTCAACAGCGGCCACGGGATGCTGGGCCAGTATGGTCTCAGCGAAGTCAGCTTCACATACATCCCCGTCCAGGCGCGCGAGCCGCAACCGGCGGATGGGGCCACGGACGTCGATCCGGCTGCGGCCCTGAGCTGGCGGGCGGGCCGCGAGGCGACCTCACACGAGGTGCACTTCGGGACGGACCCGGAGGATCTGCCCTTGGTCGGCAGTCCTGCGCAGGCCGCCTTCACGCCGGCCGCGCTCGACTTCGGCACCACGTATTACTGGAGAATCGACGAGGTCGGAGACGAGGTCTGGGCCGGTGAACCCTGGAGCTTCTCCACGCTGGAGTTCGCGCTGATCGAGGGGTTCGAGACGTATACCGACGACATTGATGCCGGCGAGGCGATCTTCGACACGTGGATCGACGGATGGGTCAACAACACCGGCTCGACCGTCGGCTATCTTGAGACCCCGTTTGCCGAGCGGACGATCGTTCGCAGTGGGCGGCAGTCGATGCCGCTGTTCTACGACAACACCAGTTCGCCGTTCTACTCGGAGACCTCACGGACGTTCGCGACGCCGCAGAACTGGACCGGCAACGGCGCCGACACGCTGCGGCTGTTCGTCGCCGGCCAGGCGCCCGCCTTCGTCGAAGCGGCTGACGGGGCGATCCTGATGAACGGGATCGGCACCGACATCTGGGACGCGGCCGATCAGTTCCGTTACGCGCACAAGAACCTCAGCGGCAGCGGCTCGATCACGGCCCGCGTCGAGTACCTGGACGCCAGCGCGAACAGTTGGGTTAAAGTCGGCGTGATGATCCGCCAGAACGCCGAGGCCGGCGCGGTCAACGTGTTCATGGCGCTGACGGGCGGCGATGGCGGCGGCGCGACGTTCCAGCAGCGGATGACGGCTGGCGGCGCCTCGGTATCGCAGCACACCTATGCGGACGGGCCGTTGGCCCCGCCGTACTGGGTGCGGGTGACGCGCGAAGGCAACACGCTCATGGGATACACCTCTCCCGACGGGGAGAACTGGACCCAGCGCGGCGACACGATCACGCTGGCGATGGCGGACCCGGTGCTGATCGGTCTGGCCGTGACCAGCCATAACGCCAATCAGGCCACGAGCGCCGAGTTCTCGAACGTGGCCTTCACGGGCAACGTCACCGGCAACTGGCAGATCGGCGAGATCGGTGCAACGCAGCCGGCGGGCAACGCGGTGTCGCCGCTGTATGTCATGTTGAAGGACGCTGCGGGCCAGACGGCGGTGGTGACCCATCCGAACGGGAACATCGTGGGCCGCTCCGGCTGGAACGAGTGGCAGATTCCGATGAGCGATTTTGCCGGTGTGAACCTGAGCCGGGTAGACACGATGGCGATCGGCGTTGGCAGCCGGACCAGCCCAACCGCCGGTGGCGCCGGCACCATCTATGTCGACGACATCGGCTTCGGCAAGCCCGCAGCGGAATGACGTTGCTTGTCGGATTGTGACACTGCTCCCGCGTGGTCTGTGGGCCACGTGGAGGGGGCTGTCGTTGGACGCAATGACCGGGGCCTGCCGTGTGATGCAGGCCCCGGTTTTCTATGGTGGTTCGGCGAGCGCGACACGATTGCTCTAGCCTGCGACGGCCGCGCCAGAGAAAAGGAGGATCTCCATGTTCCGGAAATCGAAGCATCATGTGGGGGCTGTGTTGCTGGTCTTGGCGGTCCTAGCGGGTACCGTATCGGCCGCCGACGGCTACGCGCTGCAGTTCGACGGGGTGAATGACTACGTGGAGGTTGGCGCGGCGCTCATTTCAAACGATCTCACCATGTCGGCCTGGGTCAAGGCCGATACGCCGTGGATCAACGACACGCGCGTCATCATCTCCAACAGCCACTGGGGTGCGGCCGCCGGCCGTGTCGGTTTCCATTTGCAGGTGGAGGCCAACGGGACCCCGAGATCGCGATTTCAGACCCAAGCCGACGGCGTCGGCGTCTGGGGGGTCCGAGGCACGACAAACGTGGTCGGCGCCTGGCATCACGTGACCTTCGTCAAGAGCGGACCACGAATCTCGATCGTCGTCAATGGTGTCGAGGAGGCTGCTCTGGGCGATATGCCCGAATCGGTCAGTGGATTGAACGTTCTCGACCGGATTCGCATTGCCTCCACCAACAGCAATACCCGGTTCTTCCCCGGTCTGATCGACGAAGTGCGCGTCTGGGACCATGCGCGCACGGAGGCGGAGATTCTGGGCGATATGGGCGGGGAGCTCAAAGGTACCGAACCTGGGCTGGTCGGCTACTGGAAATTCAATGAAGGGGCCGGGACGACGGTTTTCGACAGCACGCCTGAGGGCAACGATGGAACGATCGTCGGGGCCTTGTGGACGACGGACGCGGCGCCGGTGGCGCCGGGGGCGGCGCCTGCGACGGCGCACGGTCCGATCCCGGCCAACGGAACGGTGGATGTGCCTCGCGACGTCGTGCTCCGTTGGGACGCGGGGGCCTACGCCCACACGCACGATGTCTACCTGGGGACGGCGTTCGAGGACGTCGATCTGGCCGGCCGGACCGACCCGATGGGTGTGCTCGTCAGTC
The Anaerobaca lacustris DNA segment above includes these coding regions:
- a CDS encoding bifunctional 3,4-dihydroxy-2-butanone-4-phosphate synthase/GTP cyclohydrolase II; the protein is MTFSDVPEVLEDLRQGKMVVLVDAEDRENEGDLICAAEKVTPEIINFMAKYGRGLICLSLTGEKCDQLALYPQALENTARFSTAFTVSVDAADGITTGISAPDRAHTVQVAIADGARARDLARPGHIFPLRARAGGVLVRAGQTEGAVDLAHLAGLKPAAVICEVMNEDGSMARVPDLLAFCRQHNMKILSIAKLIEHRLQRESQIKRFVSVDLPTDYGQFTLIGYESMTSPEPHLALCKGGVGDRDEAGNVIEHPEPVLIRVHSECMTGDLFHSQRCECGYQLITAMEMIEKEGKGALIYLRQEGRGIGLSNKLRAYELQEQGLDTVDANLKLGFGADRRDYGIGAQICRDLGLRNVKILTNNPKKVSRLEVYGIQITEQVPLRAVPGEHNINYLRTKKHRLGHMLDEDL
- a CDS encoding CDP-alcohol phosphatidyltransferase family protein encodes the protein MKMTDRLRSLCRLRSAERFRLSWATRITLVRILLIVPFIMFLLNMNDPTVSPRARTGLRYAAIAVFVVMAVSDALDGYLARRHRQITRLGTFLDPVADKLLMTSACLLLASQRGHVEGFTLPTTVVVAIVGKDILIVVGFAILYLVTSQIRVVPVLLGKAATALQLVMVACVLTAPEFSRVIPQYRAALSVLWWSAAAVAILATLVYIRNGSRYIERFERSGAENEATGSTDADKRQHH